The Novosphingobium terrae genome has a window encoding:
- a CDS encoding TolC family protein, whose product MVSFFQTLRHRNGHWAYALGATALACAAPQPVLARHAKTPPPCTQDCPPQPGFIALPSADAEFWAGFASPELSSLIAQGLAANQDMASAKARLAVARARLKAASSKFFPYVSASANGTKNTTVVGDILQSGLLPSAEIDIGYDLDLFGANRAARRGERSRFKASQQDLAALRLSLSSEIARAYIAISAIDAELATLSTQKGMVDNLARLIAIRTAEHESGAFESGLVVQQQASLLAQLEVLRENRQEVLASLAVLVNQEPGQMQLSPQAFNSMALPSLGEVQPSDLLARRPDVLAAADRLEGARYDQKSVRASRLPSVKLSASGVIGIATGGGFAALASAGGTLFAALFQGGAITARNQEAAAITDDALAAYRKTQLNGLREAVSGLAAQSSAQAREKLWLLSIDAVGRSARVAQAAYLEGEVPINVVTDARANEIASRRALIEARRDRMNATIDIYRAMGGPPAPAEAIAPIPAILPATPGNQADPAPSAPASPLHRKAPPPTASTQPPASTPAISAASTPDAAGAPPTPNAPSFATSSGNLASTNTRDFYR is encoded by the coding sequence ATGGTTTCTTTTTTCCAAACCTTGAGACACCGCAACGGGCACTGGGCTTACGCTCTGGGCGCCACCGCTCTGGCATGCGCCGCACCGCAGCCGGTCTTGGCCAGACATGCCAAGACCCCGCCCCCCTGTACCCAGGACTGCCCTCCTCAGCCCGGCTTCATTGCCCTGCCCTCCGCCGATGCCGAATTCTGGGCCGGTTTCGCCTCGCCCGAACTGTCATCGCTGATCGCGCAAGGCCTCGCCGCCAATCAAGACATGGCCAGTGCCAAGGCCCGCCTCGCCGTCGCCCGCGCGCGGCTGAAGGCGGCCAGCTCCAAATTCTTCCCCTATGTCTCGGCCTCGGCCAACGGCACCAAGAACACCACGGTCGTGGGCGACATCCTGCAATCGGGCCTGCTGCCCAGCGCCGAGATCGACATCGGTTACGACCTCGACCTGTTCGGTGCCAACCGCGCTGCCCGTCGCGGCGAAAGATCGCGCTTCAAGGCCAGCCAGCAGGATCTGGCCGCGCTGCGCCTCTCGCTCTCCTCGGAGATCGCGCGGGCCTATATCGCCATTTCCGCCATCGATGCCGAACTGGCGACGCTCAGCACGCAAAAGGGCATGGTCGACAATCTCGCCCGCCTGATCGCCATCCGCACCGCCGAGCATGAATCCGGCGCCTTCGAATCCGGCCTGGTGGTGCAACAACAGGCCAGCCTGCTCGCCCAGCTCGAAGTGCTGCGGGAGAACCGGCAGGAGGTGCTGGCCAGCCTTGCCGTGCTGGTCAATCAGGAGCCGGGGCAGATGCAGCTTTCGCCTCAGGCTTTCAACAGCATGGCCCTGCCTTCGCTGGGTGAGGTCCAGCCCAGCGACCTGCTCGCCCGACGCCCGGATGTCCTTGCCGCCGCCGACCGGCTGGAAGGCGCCCGCTATGACCAGAAATCGGTGCGCGCCTCACGCCTGCCCAGCGTCAAGCTGAGCGCCAGCGGCGTGATCGGCATCGCCACGGGCGGCGGCTTTGCGGCGCTGGCGAGCGCGGGCGGCACGCTGTTTGCCGCGCTGTTCCAGGGCGGCGCGATCACCGCCCGCAATCAGGAGGCCGCCGCCATCACCGACGATGCGCTGGCCGCCTATCGTAAAACCCAGCTTAACGGTCTGCGTGAGGCTGTCAGCGGTCTTGCCGCGCAATCCTCGGCGCAGGCGCGCGAAAAACTGTGGCTGCTCTCGATCGATGCGGTGGGCCGCTCGGCCCGCGTGGCGCAGGCCGCCTATCTGGAAGGCGAGGTGCCGATCAATGTGGTGACCGACGCCCGCGCCAATGAAATCGCCAGCCGCCGCGCCCTGATCGAGGCCCGGCGTGACCGCATGAACGCCACCATCGACATCTATCGCGCCATGGGCGGCCCCCCTGCCCCGGCGGAGGCCATCGCCCCCATCCCCGCCATTCTTCCGGCCACGCCAGGCAATCAGGCTGATCCGGCTCCTTCTGCTCCCGCATCGCCTCTGCATCGCAAGGCGCCACCGCCCACGGCAAGCACGCAACCGCCTGCCTCAACGCCCGCCATCAGCGCGGCCTCCACGCCTGATGCGGCTGGCGCGCCGCCAACGCCAAACGCCCCGTCTTTCGCCACATCCAGCGGCAATCTCGCCTCCACCAACACTAGGGACTTTTATCGTTAA